The following coding sequences are from one Eleginops maclovinus isolate JMC-PN-2008 ecotype Puerto Natales chromosome 13, JC_Emac_rtc_rv5, whole genome shotgun sequence window:
- the sox4a gene encoding transcription factor SOX-4a — translation MVQHMSQTESTHAHSPGGDSTDTGEMDLEMDVSPTPESPSSGVRSDLAWCKTPTGHIKRPMNAFMVWSQIERRKIMEQSPDMHNAEISKRLGKRWKLLKDTDKIPFIREAERLRLKHMADYPDYKYRPRKKVKSVSGTSKPADRAEKSGERKVKRSPASKAVSRTHKPGGMKSDLPSPGDHQALFKSRSVSGARQIPEKRSGEARRGHMFGGAGSLESGPPSVGVPASPTLSSSADSSDPLSLYEEHSPAASESSHTARLRYTRASSPTPSASHSSSSVSSSSSDEEFEDERLELNPSPGFESMSLGGMGFSDAELDRDLDWSFGECGAGSHFDFPDYCTPEVSEMISGDWLESTISNLVFTY, via the coding sequence ATGGTGCAGCACATGAGCCAGACGGAGAGCACCCACGCTCACTCTCCCGGAGGAGACTCCACGGACACGGGAGAAATGGACTTGGAGATGGATGTGTCTCCCACTCCCGAGTCCCCCTCTTCCGGGGTGCGGAGCGACTTGGCGTGGTGCAAAACTCCAACGGGACACATCAAGAGACCAATGAACGCGTTCATGGTGTGGTCTCAGATCGAGAGGAGGAAGATCATGGAGCAGTCTCCGGACATGCACAACGCGGAGATCTCCAAGCGGCTGGGGAAGCGCTGGAAGCTGCTGAAAGACACTGACAAGATCCCGTTCATCCGTGAGGCGGAGCGGCTCAGGCTCAAACACATGGCCGACTACCCAGACTACAAGTACCGGCCCAGGAAGAAGGTGAAGTCGGTCAGCGGAACGAGTAAGCCGGCGGACCGCGCAGAGAAGAGCGGGGAGCGCAAAGTGAAAAGAAGCCCCGCGTCCAAAGCAGTGAGCAGGACGCACAAACCGGGGGGCATGAAGAGTGATCTCCCGTCTCCCGGGGACCACCAGGCGCTCTTCAAATCCCGGTCAGTGTCTGGGGCAAGGCAGATCCCGGAGAAGCGCAGTGGAGAGGCGAGGCGTGGACACATGTTCGGCGGGGCAGGCAGCCTGGAGAGCGGGCCTCCCTCCGTGGGGGTCCCGGCCAGTCCCACCCTGAGCAGCTCGGCGGATTCCAGCGACCCACTCAGCCTGTACGAGGAGCACAGCCCCGCGGCCAGCGAGTCCTCTCACACCGCGCGCCTCAGGTACACACGTGCCTCTTCTCCGACACCATCAgcctctcactcttcctcctctgtgtcaTCCTCTTCATCGGATGAAGAGTTTGAAGACGAGCGGCTGGAGCTGAACCCCAGCCCCGGCTTTGAGAGCATGTCTCTGGGCGGAATGGGCTTCTCTGACGCGGAGCTGGACCGGGACTTGGACTGGAGCTTCGGGGAGTGCGGGGCGGGATCTCACTTCGACTTCCCTGACTACTGCACCCCGGAGGTCAGCGAGATGATCTCAGGAGACTGGCTGGAGTCCACCATCTCCAACTTGGTGTTCACCTactga